ACAGGTGCTCCAGGCCGCCCGTGCCCCGTTCAATGTTGTGCACAATGAACACGTAGCGGTCCAGCGGGTTGCGGCCCACCACGCGGTGCGCTTCTTCGCACACGCGCTGCATACTCTGGAGCAGGCGGGCCTCGTCAAACTTCGGGTTGCCGAACATGGCTACCGTGTGGGGCGTGCCGTTGGCCGTGAAGGTCAGTACCTGCTGGTTGCCGATTTCAATGGGCGAGTCGGCCAGCTCGTCGTAGTTGCTGGAGCGGAACGTGAACGTGCCCCCGGCCGGCTTGAGGCTAGTGCTGACCTGGGCCCAGCCCGGCGCGGGCTTCACTTCCAGGGTGCTGGGCAGCTGCTGGCCGCCGTCGGGATACATAAACACGCTGGTGCCGTTCACGTAGCCGTGGGCGGCATCCACGAAGCTGGTGCGCACGCTCAGCTCAAACGCATACACCTTGTAGCGCACCGTAAAGTTCTTGGCCTTAGGGTGATACACCCGCCAGGTATTCTTGGCGACTTTTTCGGTGCGGAGCGGGCTGCTGCCAGCCGCGGCCTCGAAGCCTTCTACGTTTTTGGCAAACTCGCGCACCAGGTAGGAGCCCGGCGCCCACACGGGCATTTTCACGTCGGTGTAGGGCTTGCCGAAATCAGTAAGCGCCATTTCCACCTCGAAGTAGTGGGTCTGGGGCTGGGGCATGGCCAGGGTGTAGCGCAGGGCGGGCGCAGCCAGTGCCAGCCCGCAGGGGCTCAGCAGCAGCACCAGCACCGCTGCCGCCAGGTGGCGGGCACGGAAAAGGAGCATGGAGTGAATGTGAGAAGTGAAGGGTGAGAAGATGGGAAAGTAGGTTGAGACAAAACCGGCCTTGCCGCCAGCAGCCCGGCAAAAGCCCAGCCAGCTGAGCCCCCGTTCTGCCGGGCAACAGAGAGTACGCCAGCTTGCTGAGCTATTCCGGTTGCCAAGCTGCTGACAGCAGAAAGCAGCCAGGGTTGCAAAGTAAGCCCGAAATCCGGGCTGTTGGCTGCTTTTTTGTATTGTAGCGCTGGAACTGCTCCACCGCCCGGCACCCGAACTTCCACCGTGAACCACTCGTTACCAGGGCATTGTTGGGCTTATCACTTTCCGCTATGCGCTACGTTTGGCTTGTTTTCCTGATGCTGGTGGGCCTGTTGCTGGGCCGCTTTGCCTGCGCCCGGCGCCCCGCTCAACCTGCTACCCCTGCCGCCGGGCTGCCCGCGCACCGCACGGCCTACGTGGTGGCAGACCGCACCCCGGCCCGCGCCGACAGCATTGTGGCCTTTGCCCTGCGCCAGCTAGGGGCGCCTTACAGCTACGCCGGCACCTCCCCCACCACCGGCTTCGACTGCTCCGGTTTTGTTTATTACGTGTTTGCCCGCTACCGCGTGCCGGTGCCCCATGCCACGGCCCTGCTCATCAGCACCGGCCAGCCCGTACCTCGCGCCCAAGCCCGCCCCGGCGACATTGTGGTGTTTACGGGCACGGCAGCCACCTCCACCACGCCGGGCCACGCCGGCATCGTCATCTCCCAGCCTGGCCAAACGCTGCGCTTCGTGCACTCCTCTTCCGCCAAACGCGAACCAGGCGTTAAAATCAGCCAGGTAGAAGGCACCGACTACGAACGCCGCTTTATGGGCATACGGAGAGTTTTATGAGAGTTAAAAAGGTAGAAGGTTGAGAAGTTAGAAAGTGAATGCAACTATACAGAACGGCACCTCCCAACACGCAACTTTCTAATTTCTCAACCTTCTACCTTCTAAACTAAAACAACGATGCCCGGCCGCCTGTGCATGGATATGCTGGGCGGGCCGGGCATCTAATCCTTCAAATCTTACCAAGCGACAGGTCTGGGGTACAGCCCCGCCATCTTCTTATCAGGTAAGACCTTGCCGTGATGCGGGTGTCAACTCAACTAGGAGCGGACACCGCGCGAAAGCTGTTGTTTAAGCGCGTCCGGCGGTGAAGCGGACCACATTCGACAGGCTTGGCAGGATTTGGTTGGGACTACTAGACATTTTGTACCTCCTTTCTTTAGATCCGACATAACTCCGGCCGCGCTTCCCAGCACCTTAGGGCGGCTTGGCCGAAGCTGTAGCACTCGCTACGGAAGGTAAAGTTAAAAACCCAGTCGATGGTTCAAAATAACTAACCCATTATTTCTGGCTGGACAGGCCATTATTTTTCATTTACCTGAACCTCAACACCTTCCTTAGTTATATTTTTTTTCGTTTTCAACAGCCTTTACAGTTGGCCTTAAACTTGTCTTACTCCGTACACGCAATCAACCCGGTAGCTTGCAATTTCCCCCAACTTTTCTCCTATCTTTTCCCGGAAATTCACCTCTCTCCCTGCCCATGAAAAAATTCCTGTTTCTCTGCCTGAGCGTGTTGCTGAGCGCTGCCGGCGGGGCTTCCGCTCAGACCCTCTCTCCCTTGGGTACCTGGACCAACGCCGATAAAAAAGCCACGTTTGAAATCTATAAGTGCGGTAACAAGCTGTGCGGCAAAATTGTAACGCTTACCGTTCCGAACGACCCCAAAACCGGCAAGCCCAAAACCGACACCATGAACCCCGACCCCAAGCTGCGCAACCGGCCGCGCCTGGGCATGGTATTCATGCAGGGCTTCGAGTATGACGCCGACAACAAGTGGGACGACGGTAAAATCTACGACCCCGAAAGCGGCAAAACGTACTCCTGCTACATGAAAATGCTGAACGCCAACTCCATGGAGGTGAAAGGCTACATCGGCTTCTCGCTGATCGGCAAGTCGCAAACCTGGACCCGGGTGAAGTAAGCCAACCGCTACCGCCCCACAAGAAAGCGCCGCTCCCTCCCCGGAAGCGGCGCTTTTTTGTGAAGCGGTTGAGGAAGTCGTCAGAAGCACACTAGCCAGTCCGTCATGCTCCATCTGGCATCCGCTTGTCGAAGCATCTCTCCTGCTTCGTCCGCACGGTTGAGATTAGTCAGAGGTAGAGATGCTTCGACTGCGGCTGCGGCTGCGCTCAGCATGACGGGCTATGGACTTTCTAAACAAGCTTATTTTTTCACCTCTCGCTTCTCACCTTAAAAAATCTCCTGGATGCGGTAGGTCTGGCCGCGGAACTGAAAGGTGTCGCCGGGGTGGTGCGGGGCCATGGCCTGAAACAGGGGCGAGAAGGCCGACAGCGCAAAGTAAGCGGTATCGTCGACGCGGATTTCGCCCAGACTCAACGACACGTAAAAACGCTGGGTGTTGGTAATAACGACCGAGCCCAGCCCGACCTGGTTTTTGGGCGAGCGGGCTTCGGGCACGCGCTGTAGTACCTGCAAGCCACTCAGGGCCTCGTCGAGCTGGCGCGCGAACAGGTCGCGCTGGCGCTGGCAGGTTTCGCGAAACGACTCGAACACGTCTTCTGCGCTGTGGTCTTCGAGGGCACTTTCCTGCACTGCGAGCATGGCCTGGCGGGCGTGGTCGGCTTTCAGTTGCTGCATGCGGCGGCACTCGGCCAGCAGCCGCTGTTTGAGCGTGGTGCGTTGGGTGGTTGTCATAGCACAAGCAAGAAAAAATAGGACATAAATCAAAAGACGACGCGGCCAAGTGCAGGGCTGCATCGTCTTCCCGAAAACCATTTATGCTCCGCAGTGTTACCCCTGAAAGCTCCTCTCCTGCCGTGTCTACGTTTCTGCAACGGTTTTTTGGTGGCACCCGCCCCACCGCCCCAGCTGAGTGGCAGCCCCTGCGGCGCAGCGCCGCCCAGGAGCGGGTGCGCCAGGCCTGGGTGGCCGACCAGGTGTACCTGAACTGGATGGGGCCGTTTTTCAAAGCCTACCATTACCAGAAGGCGGGCCTGCCCGGCGCTACGTTTCGGGTGCAGCTGGCCCAGGAAGAAGGCCGGCGCGGGGCCGTGTTTTTCTACGACCCCAGCATTGGGCCCGGCAACTTCCGCCACCTATTTGATTTTGTGCGCGACCGGGTGCTGCGCCTGGGTTACAACCTGGCTTCCTCGGATGAGCGCCGCCTGCGCCATCCGCGCTACACCGAGACCGTCAGCAAGCACTTCCTCAAGCCCCAGCCCCACGACTGCACCAGCACCGGGCGCTGCAACCAGCGCTTCGGCAACGTTACCATCGACCTGGTGAGCATCAACGGGCAACCCGGCTTTCTGCGCTTGCTCAGCAACCCCTTCACCGACGACATCTTCACCCCGGCCGCATCGTTTGATGAGCTGATGGACGCCGTATTCAACCTGCCCTCTGCCCCGCCCGAAGTCGAACAGCTCATTCGGAAGTATTATAAGAAGTGAGTTTTTTAGACCTGAGATGGTGAGACATGAGACTATCGTGCTGATGTAAAAACCAACAGAACGGAGTCTCACTTCTCATATCTCACGGTCTCAGGTCTAAACTATTCCCGCACAAACCGGGCTTGCGACACCTCGCCGCCGGGGGCGGTGAGGCGCAGCAGGTAGAGGCCGGCCGGGAGCGGGGCGGTATGCAGCACGGGGTCGGTGGCGCGGATGGCCTGGCGCAGCACCACGCGGCCAGTGGCGTCGAGCACTTCGGCCTGGGCGGGGCGGCCAGTCAGGTCGCGCAGGCGCAGCTGCTCCCGGCACGGATTGGGGTACACGGCTACTGGGGCCACGCGCGCCACCTGCCGCGACGACAAGACCAAGCTGGCGTCGCGCACGACAGTACCAGCCGGGTTGTTCAGAATCCACTGCTCGGGGTCGACCTGCACGGAAGCTACCTCGCGGGTTTCGGGCAGGGTGAAGCCACTTACGGGCTGGCTCTGGCGCAGGCGCACGGTGCGGGAGCTGCCGTCGGTGAAGACCAGGCGGTAGTCTACGTCGGTGTCGAAGAAGGGCGTTACGCTGGGCATGGACACGGTTTCGGCGGCTTGCAGGTACACGGTGCCGCCAGTCTGGTTCCAGCGCACGGTAAACGTGGGGTACCCCTCGCCCCGGAACCACTGGTCGAAGAAATACTGCAAGGAGCGGCCGGCTTCCTGCTCAAACACCCGCTGCAAGTCGCGGGTGCGGGCCGTGCGGCCGGCGTAGGTGCTCTGGTAGGTACGCAGGGCCCGGAAAAACTTGGCGTCGTCCTGGAGCAGGTAGCGCAGCATGTGCACCACGGCCGCGCCCTTCTTATACGACAAGGCAGAGCTGAAAATGCGGCCCACGGAGGTGGTATCGGCGGCCCGCACGCTGCCGCCCGCCGCCCGCATGGCCGACTGGTGGGCTTGGTCGAGCCACTGGCGCGCGGCGGCCGGCGAGGACAGCTGGTGCAGGGCCAGGTATTCGCCGTAGGATGCAAAGCCTTCGTTCAGCCAGATGTCTTCCCAGGCCCCGCAGGTAACATTGTTGCCGAACCACTGGTGCATCAGCTCGTGGGCCGTGAGCGTGAAGTTGAAGGTAGTTTGCGTGGTCATGGTCTGGTGCTCCATGCCCCCGCCCATGGGTGCCATAGAGTGCCCGTACTTTTCGTTGGCAAACGGATACAGGCCAGCCACCTCCGAGAAGTACTCCAGAAAGCCCGGCGTCCGGTCAATCTCCGTGCGGAAGGTGTTCAGGGCCGCTTGGTTGTAGACGTAGTTGACGATGGGAATGCGCGGCCCGCCAGCGGGGCTGGCGTAGTTGACATACTCCA
This region of Hymenobacter sp. YIM 151500-1 genomic DNA includes:
- a CDS encoding C40 family peptidase, which produces MRYVWLVFLMLVGLLLGRFACARRPAQPATPAAGLPAHRTAYVVADRTPARADSIVAFALRQLGAPYSYAGTSPTTGFDCSGFVYYVFARYRVPVPHATALLISTGQPVPRAQARPGDIVVFTGTAATSTTPGHAGIVISQPGQTLRFVHSSSAKREPGVKISQVEGTDYERRFMGIRRVL
- a CDS encoding DUF2147 domain-containing protein; this translates as MKKFLFLCLSVLLSAAGGASAQTLSPLGTWTNADKKATFEIYKCGNKLCGKIVTLTVPNDPKTGKPKTDTMNPDPKLRNRPRLGMVFMQGFEYDADNKWDDGKIYDPESGKTYSCYMKMLNANSMEVKGYIGFSLIGKSQTWTRVK
- a CDS encoding M1 family aminopeptidase, producing MKQLFRRAAGVLVLLAGPVAAQVPAPHLDPADLDGTAAQVCAHTRLRQLEGDAQRPAYASVRHRQQMSRYDVSYYKLDISLENNSRAVEGTVTIKARAGTEGLDSLAFELYPTYTIEAVSVDGRPSPGLRRAGGDVTAALPATAAPGALFTATIRYRGTAPSGGGAAIGNALDTRLVPNYNVNVTWSLSEPYHAYEWWPCKQVLTDKADSTDVWVTTSATNKVGSNGVLVATTPVGEGKVRYEWKSRHPIAYYLVSVAVGPYLEYVNYASPAGGPRIPIVNYVYNQAALNTFRTEIDRTPGFLEYFSEVAGLYPFANEKYGHSMAPMGGGMEHQTMTTQTTFNFTLTAHELMHQWFGNNVTCGAWEDIWLNEGFASYGEYLALHQLSSPAAARQWLDQAHQSAMRAAGGSVRAADTTSVGRIFSSALSYKKGAAVVHMLRYLLQDDAKFFRALRTYQSTYAGRTARTRDLQRVFEQEAGRSLQYFFDQWFRGEGYPTFTVRWNQTGGTVYLQAAETVSMPSVTPFFDTDVDYRLVFTDGSSRTVRLRQSQPVSGFTLPETREVASVQVDPEQWILNNPAGTVVRDASLVLSSRQVARVAPVAVYPNPCREQLRLRDLTGRPAQAEVLDATGRVVLRQAIRATDPVLHTAPLPAGLYLLRLTAPGGEVSQARFVRE